The stretch of DNA gataaaattatatattttttattattttgacaaAATTAGATGAATCAACAAAAAGATTTAaccataatttaaatatttattttaagttgATGAAATTTAACATTCCAAAAATAGAATTATATACTTAATTGAGCAGATACATAAACGCATTAAAATTCATTGATATAAgaatcttaataaaaatatttgataggCCTTTTCCATAAAATTAGTGTGAGAATCCGATCCAAAAGAATCTATCAAATCGTAAAAACTTCCCTTTCCTAGAGATAAGAAAGACACAGGAAATTTCTACAGGAATATGCAAAATCGTTACAATGAAAGGAATGCACATTATTGGGCGGTGACAGATGAATATAAATGTTGATCCAAAATTATTGTGGtccattattaaaaaatatctttatcttCGGTTCACTAAAAATGAATTAAGCACCActaatctaatttaaaaaataaaataaaaattaaatactttttaaataataaatttaaatattttattgatataataatatataatttaataattatatatttttttgtatataaaagactaaattcataaaataaggtTGCCTAGTAGTACCTGCAGTGGTTGGATGGAGggtgaaagaaaagaaaatgatgcTATACTGCAGGCATTGATTGTGGAGAGGGGTGATAGCATGGCCAGCCATATGGCCTGCATCTGCATTTGCCTCTCTCTCTTCACCTTATTTGTTCGTACAGCGACACAACAGTTAAAACAAATGGACCAAGCCACTGCACCGGAGAAGATGGGTGTGACTGTAGACGTGGGACCCATTCAGGGCTCAGCTTTCTTGTCTCCAATACACCCCTCCCATCACGCACCTTGCACGTGCTACCCCACCCTTTGGCCCCATTCATTCTCTCCTGGACCCACGTGTCCTCTTCTCCCCACCGCCACGTCCTGCCAAACAGTCCGCGCGTAGTTCCGTCAATGACTCAGTGTCACCTGTGTTTCTCAAACTATATCATAtatgtcataataataataataataataattacgtGTAATATAATAACAGTGCTTTCATTGAGTTTCTAACCGTTACAAAATCATCCAAttctatattattttactatataTTATGTTTTCTAGAAATGACTGGTCCGGCCAATTACCTGAAAGGCAGGGAAAGATGTATATCTCATCTATTAGCTTACATGATTAAAGTCTTTTGTCATTGtttccaaaaacaaaaaatattacaacATCAAGATAACAGTAGAATATAAACGAAAAAGCTGAAACCCCGCAAATTCCAAAACGAGTGAAAGAAGAAAAGgtaaaaggggaaaaaaataaagaaggataCCCACAATCCCACATCACATCACATGTTTCACTATACTAAATAGCAcctactatttttttaattaaagaaacAAATCTAAACCGAGGGGTAATTAAAGGGAATTGAATATGATAGAttgttgattaatttattataaatagaggGAGAAATGGGGATAGGGGGTTAGATTTTCTCTGACTAGGAAGATGCGTTTgactttctctctctttgtaAATAAATAAGCGAGACAGAGTCATCAACGCTCCTTTAGTAGTGGGCACCCAGTCACGCAGAAACCACAGCCCTGTTAATATTCTCTCGTcaattgcaagaaacaagaggaaagaaaaagaagaggaaaactGAAAACACGAAACGTAACCAACTATGGCAGTGGAAGCACCTCACAACCTCTTCCCTCCACAACAGTTTCTGAGTAACACAGAATTCATGAAGCTGAGCCACAACCAGTACCAGCAGCACAACATGATGATGGACGCTGGAATAATAACCatgaataacaacaacaatacagcttcaacaacaacaatgccggAATCGTTGCTGATGCCTCTCTACGCATCCTGCGATCCAAACTCGATAAACAAATCAGACAGCGGCCTCACATATCACCACCGCATCTCTCTCCCTCGGAAGCGTTCCAGAGAAGACTCCATAGCTGAATCATCCAACGTCCTCCCGCTTCCTCAGAAAAGCAAACTCTCTTCTCCCTTCCTCCACCACCATAACAACCTCCTCCTCCACCACCTTAACAACCAACACTCCGAGATCGACCAACTCATCTCCCAACACGTAAGCTTAGCTTCTCCATTCCGTTTCCGTTTCTGCTTTTGAAACTGCTCTAACGATTTGCTTTGTTCATCTAACTGACAGACGGAGAGAGTGAGATTGGAACTGGAGGAACAGAGAACGAGGCAGTCAAGAACGTTTCTGACCGCAATCCAAGAAGCGGTTATCACGAAGCTGAAGGAGAAGGACGACGAGATTCAAAGAATGGGGAAACTGAACTTTGCTCTACAAGAACGCGTAAAATCGCTCTGCCTCGAGAATCAGCTATGGAGGGACCTCGCTCAGACCAACGAAGCCACCGCCAACTCCCTCCGATCCAATCTAGAACAAGTCCTCGCTCACGTCGCCACCGACGACAACCACCAACACCACAACAACAATAACGGTTACGGTTACGACGACGAGGCGGAATCGAGTTGCGCCAGCAACAACCGCCACCTCCGCCTCGAGGATGACGCCGACGACGGAGGAGACTCCGGCGCCGCCGCAGTGAGGATGTGCAAGAAATGTGGGGAGAGAGAGTCGATAGTGTTGTTGCTACCGTGTAGGCATCTCTGCCTCTGCACAGCATGTGGGTCCACCGTTCGGAACTGCCCTCTCTGCAATTCTGGCATCAATGCGAGTGTTCATGTTAATCTCTCTtagcacttttttttttcatactttGTTTTTAAATACCATCCAAAATTAGATGaaattagtttttttctttctttttgtttcttttgggtGTCCAAAGGGCAGTGTAATCGTAGATAGAGTTGACCCTAGAAGGGgaaaaaattagaattcttttGTTAATGTAcagattttatttgatttttcactttttcttactgtttttatttttatttttattttttgttccccTCGCTTCATAATTTCGTTATTTATTTCGTAAATCCGTTACTACTATTAGGTCGTGGATTTGGTGGGAACCGGTGGCCGTTAGAGTAGAACTTCTTGCTACTACAAATTCAGCTTCAAAGTTTTAATTAAAGATCAATAACTGCTgattttttattggaatttAATCGTGATGAAGTTCTATCGTTGACAAAATGTCTTtgattcaattcaaaatcaaaccagATTAGGCGTTAAGttgttcattttatttaatgttCTTAAATTTGAGCTGTGTACGGATCTTATTTCATCAGCACAATGAAGGGGTGGTTGAAGAAATTACGCTACgttgtttttaaataaatttatcaatgtTATTGTCTTATTGATTAGTCATGGCTATGACAATGAAATCTTTATCTTGATTTAGGTACctcttaatatataatttaaaaatataaataatttttgagtAAGTGATAAGTGATAACTGATAAAGTGGAGGGAATTATTTAGGGGGTGATGAGTAAGATTTTGGCGGGTTGTGTCATTCTGGGTGTAATCTTTACCagaaaagaaatatttaatttCCCACTTTATATCAAAAAAGGTGGGGGGAATAGTAGAAGCAACATAAGAGGAATATGTAAGTGTACTaggaaaattaattaaagtagGAAAGAAAGATAGGAAGAAGCAAGAAGTGGTGTGTCCCCCACTTAGGTAAACCTATATATGATGGATAAAATTCttgtgagaaaaaaaaaaagaaaagaaatcacAATCCAAGTGGGTGATGGGGCGGTGGTGGGTGCCTTAATTCATTCATATGATAGTGCATAATAATGTGGCCACCACCCAAGGAAGCATCAAATTCCCGGAAGCTGTTAATGTGAATGTGATGAATAATGAATGAGTGAGTGGcaatttccttttgtttttgctttctccATTGTAATCggtttgaataataataataataataaataaataaataaagtaaagtCCATAAAGTTGACAGAGACCTAAAATCGTCATAAagtgagaaaagaaaaaacagcaAGGATAAGTAAGACCCTGTTTGTTTGGTTGCTGCAGAGGACTCTGTTACAtaaagccatcatcatcatcataacacGGGCAACGATTAGAGTGGAAAAAGTTTCATATGTTCAAATCAACCAATAGGAGGCATcatcatttttgttttcttgttgcACTATTATGGGATGCTTCCTTCCTTCCTCCTCCCAAGTCCTACCCTccctttatttattatttgccTAACAGTAATAGGCTTCTGCTTCAGCTTCATGCTTTTCCATCTTTGCTATAATTTCTTTGTCCCCACTCTCCTGTAAAAGGCTATCTAATTAGTGTAATTGCTTACACCACCTTCCCattataaaatcaaatatattaattaattggtaCTATAAGCTTTATTCTCCTATATCGTATCCTACATCCGATAGTGCCATAGAGCACAAGCAAATCAGGGTAACATTGTAAGATAAGCTTTTGCGATTCATTCAATAAATAACTAGTGCTACCGTACTACCTaaaattcttctttttcaataaaaaatggaaatagtttttttttttaatttttttatcaaaagaaaaaatctaTCAAActaacaattttattaaaatttgatcagtatttaatcaataaaaaaaataaataattttatattattaaatataatcttatactattaaaaatactaataataattaattaataattataaattacaaAACTTTTTAGTCCTCTAACAATTCTCTTATAAGAAACgacggttttttttttaatttaaggtTTGTTAATAAGTATTCAGTATACATCTAAGAAAACAACTTTAACGAAgtaattcaaaataattatacttgtatttttattaaggaCCATATGTTCCTTAATAACTTCTAGAAACTCAAGATTGAAGTTTTCTTTTGCACATTTTTATCAtactatatataaaagaaaattaatcattaaacaaccactatataaaaatatgtagtTGATATCCATAAAAAGATATTTgatatgtttaattattttattaaaattatatacagatatgtaataattaatttgataactaatttttaatattcatgattttgtaaatattttcatattaaatataCTCCCCGCAAAATGATCATGAAAGTAAGTTCTAATGCCAATAAATTTCAGTTGgaacttattttaaatttaaataaatatggaATATTATGGTATTAGCAGAATGAAGTGGTATAGCATGTCCTATGCCTATATATCTAACTGTTATTTTATTTCGTCCTCTCTTTTTCTCCTTTAGATGTATCATCATGGTTCTTGTTAGCTTAATTAAAGAGTGTTGGGATTCTTTCTGACCAACTTCACATTTCTTCTCTTTGATTGAACAAAAGATTGAAATTCCACAGGCACTTCAGTTCAAATTGAACATCACCTCAACTAAAGATACTTATACCATTCCCACTacaatttgttttctttttttctcttcccttaactttctttctttttagtttgtcAAAACATTTATGATTGACACCATTATTAAAGTCCTAGCTTAACATGGGTTCAGTGACCCAATGACCCACATGTTTATTGATAAACCAAAGATCcaaagagagatagagagataGGCCTCTTATAaactttatcttcttttttttctaattattttattatttatctttttccaATATCATCACCACCAAATCTTCTCTAGTGACATTGTCTGttgcaaaaaaagaaaagtatggtTTAAGCTGTACTTGTCTTTTCAATAGGTTGATGGAATGATTGAAAtcttcacattcattcatttcaTTTCACTCCTTTCCTATTCAATTGCCTTTTGATTCTTTTCCTTGAGTCCACCACCATCTTCATGCTTTTTGGGAATAAAATCCATTCTTGTACAAAGGAGTAAAAGacactcttttcttttctcttgaagtaaccagaaaaaaagataaaagaaaaaacttCAATCCACTGATTCAGatgcaattaaattcatatatacatataaatgaTGGGTAAAAATGactaaattatacataaaagtccagttaaaaaaaagtttctaaaaatatattttatttttgtttatataaaatttatataattaaatgtatataaaattattttatactcaattaaatttataaatatattcaaactttaaattttatataatttaaaaaaaattgataaaatgtGACAATAATTGCACGTGATACACagtttaatttagatttttgagGACCCCATGAAGGTAAATTTTTTTGGGGGGAGGAGCAGTGAGGATACCATATAGTCCACAATAATAATGGAGGTAGAGTAAGAATTGAACaatgaaaagaataaaataaaatacaaataaatttaattagatggTTCCAATTAGGTGTGTGGAAAATGGCCTGACTAATTAATAAAAGAGTATACAGAGAGAAAGAGCACTACAGAACAGAACAGCACCAAATGGTGCATGTGCCAAGTGAAAACTGACACATCAGAATCACACCATCTTCTGAAAAAAACTGACACACACAAAAACAACTACTAagtatatgtgtgtgtgttctCCTATTATTGTACCCTTCtgccttcttcttttctctttggaACCCACCTTCCATTGGGAATTACACCACGCCGAATTTGTGACGTATCACAGTACTTTGCACtgctaaaataattaataaattactactatcatattcatattagcaACATGATAAATACAAGTCTaaagagggaaaaagaaaaaaaagaagcagctAATAATAGAGCCAGGAAAATGAAAAAAGGACATACATGCACGTAAATGAACAATGACCACCTCACTCGGTCACGTTTTTCGTACGTCTTATTAACTCTTTTCCCCTAACACTAAAGTTGGTTTAAgggaaaataagaagaaagaaaagtggTGGAAGAAAAATGAgtgaaaatttgtatttttctttatttagatagtaaaaaaaatagaaagaaaaatgttacttttagtatatttacaatACTACCCctaattctattattattaataattattaatataaatttagttttaatacattattataataaagatttacatttaaacattatatatgtattagataaataatttataaaattataatattttataatatttataaaataaaatgcaataaaacataaataaacaaaaatatttatactttattttgttataagagtattaatgtaattttataccattatgatttttttcttctcatccaaacaaaagaaaattttttttctattttcttttcctttattttctcttcatccaaaCAACACACAAATAACTctacttttccttttattttctttcctctcattttcttttctcttattttctttctttctattttctttcctatATCCAAACAAAGCCTAAATCCAAGTAGGTGTGTATGGGTGGGGTGAAATTGGATTTGATGTGATTTAGACTCGATCCAAAATATATGTTAGGTCTATTTATGAGATTCGAACTTGATCTTAGACCCGATAAAATCTATATACTTTTAGGCCACGATTATATCGAGTAAAAATTGGGTGAAAACCGAGTTATCAACATTACATTATCTTAATACCTTCTTATAAgctagcatgtaaaaatattcaaatttctaaaactctaaccattatttgacatggtaaaattcacttagaaaaatataacaagaactaaTTCTTCTCTACAATTaaagcataatcataatcaatactaatattgtctaataacaccaaatatttaaatcaataaaaataacacaatattatgcattaattagtctaaaatcttatgcatt from Arachis duranensis cultivar V14167 chromosome 4, aradu.V14167.gnm2.J7QH, whole genome shotgun sequence encodes:
- the LOC107484082 gene encoding BOI-related E3 ubiquitin-protein ligase 1; the encoded protein is MAVEAPHNLFPPQQFLSNTEFMKLSHNQYQQHNMMMDAGIITMNNNNNTASTTTMPESLLMPLYASCDPNSINKSDSGLTYHHRISLPRKRSREDSIAESSNVLPLPQKSKLSSPFLHHHNNLLLHHLNNQHSEIDQLISQHTERVRLELEEQRTRQSRTFLTAIQEAVITKLKEKDDEIQRMGKLNFALQERVKSLCLENQLWRDLAQTNEATANSLRSNLEQVLAHVATDDNHQHHNNNNGYGYDDEAESSCASNNRHLRLEDDADDGGDSGAAAVRMCKKCGERESIVLLLPCRHLCLCTACGSTVRNCPLCNSGINASVHVNLS